One genomic window of Halorubrum hochsteinianum includes the following:
- a CDS encoding carbohydrate kinase family protein codes for MSDGQRGVLAVGDATVDLYPADGSPIAPGSRFEWHVGGTATNVARCAASLGSETGLVTNLGTDVMGELAARHLADGPVDTTRVTRVDAPSPLTLYVPTEDGDRWNAWVTGSCYGFTPPADPASLVAPYEWVHLEGVTLPTAVNQRPVRRLAEAAAESGTRVSFDLNGRPNQWDDPETYRRALRDVLRRCDLIFAGTDDLAVAGLDRAPAGLLELLPSDHSATAFVTDGSEATTALTIEDGGITERVTATPPSTTVATAAGAGDAFAGAVLAASDHGVSDLEELATVGNAAGAAAVATTGPFDADGLGPSSDLL; via the coding sequence ATGAGCGACGGTCAGCGGGGCGTGTTGGCCGTCGGCGACGCGACGGTCGACCTCTACCCGGCGGACGGGTCGCCGATCGCCCCCGGCAGCCGGTTCGAGTGGCACGTCGGCGGCACGGCGACGAACGTCGCGCGATGTGCGGCCTCGCTCGGCAGCGAGACCGGCCTCGTGACGAACCTCGGGACCGACGTCATGGGGGAACTGGCCGCCCGACACCTCGCGGACGGTCCGGTGGACACGACCCGCGTGACGCGGGTCGACGCGCCCTCGCCGCTCACGCTGTACGTCCCGACGGAGGACGGGGACCGGTGGAACGCGTGGGTGACCGGGAGCTGCTACGGGTTCACCCCGCCCGCCGATCCGGCGTCGCTCGTCGCCCCGTACGAGTGGGTCCATCTGGAGGGCGTCACGCTGCCGACCGCGGTGAACCAGCGTCCGGTTCGACGCCTCGCCGAGGCGGCCGCAGAGAGCGGGACCCGGGTCTCGTTCGACCTGAACGGACGCCCGAACCAGTGGGACGACCCCGAGACCTACCGACGGGCGCTCCGCGACGTTTTGCGTCGCTGCGACCTGATCTTCGCGGGGACGGACGACCTCGCGGTGGCGGGCCTCGATCGCGCGCCGGCGGGGCTCCTCGAACTGCTGCCGTCGGACCACTCGGCGACGGCGTTCGTCACCGACGGGTCGGAAGCGACGACCGCGCTGACGATCGAGGACGGTGGGATCACCGAGCGAGTGACCGCGACGCCGCCGTCGACGACGGTCGCGACCGCGGCCGGGGCCGGCGACGCGTTCGCCGGCGCGGTCCTCGCCGCGTCGGACCACGGCGTCTCGGACTTGGAGGAGCTAGCGACCGTCGGGAACGCGGCCGGCGCGGCCGCCGTGGCGACGACCGGGCCGTTCGACGCCGACGGCCTCGGTCCGAGCAGCGATCTGCTCTGA
- a CDS encoding PH domain-containing protein yields MSDAALQAEPTTGSENTAELDLDWLSLEDGEEIRWASTPHKYSIVPALVVGLPLSVVLIGIPLIAASYLQYTNTNYVVTNKGLYSKRGILSRDVQQIGFDKVQNISYSQSAIGSSLGYGSVDVSTAGGSGVELQFRSIPNPAAVQELISKEIDKRQRSESGDADETDDVLDQILVELRAIRSAVADDGDRATGVPPNSADVDVEASPNRAADGAVEQGDE; encoded by the coding sequence ATGTCCGACGCAGCCCTCCAAGCCGAGCCGACGACTGGCTCGGAGAACACGGCCGAATTAGACCTCGACTGGCTGTCCCTAGAGGACGGCGAGGAGATCCGCTGGGCGAGCACCCCGCACAAGTACAGCATCGTTCCGGCGCTCGTCGTCGGCCTCCCCCTCTCCGTGGTCCTCATCGGTATCCCGCTGATCGCGGCGAGCTACCTCCAGTACACCAACACCAACTACGTCGTCACGAACAAGGGGCTCTACAGCAAGCGCGGGATCCTCTCGCGAGACGTCCAGCAGATCGGCTTCGACAAGGTACAGAACATCTCCTACTCCCAGTCGGCCATCGGCTCGTCGCTGGGGTACGGCTCCGTCGACGTCAGCACGGCCGGCGGCTCCGGCGTCGAACTCCAGTTCCGCAGCATTCCGAACCCGGCGGCCGTCCAAGAGCTGATCTCGAAGGAGATCGACAAGCGTCAGCGGAGCGAGTCCGGCGACGCGGACGAAACCGACGACGTGCTCGATCAGATCCTCGTCGAGCTCCGCGCGATCCGCTCGGCGGTGGCGGACGACGGGGATCGGGCGACCGGCGTCCCGCCGAACTCGGCCGACGTCGACGTCGAGGCGAGTCCCAACCGGGCCGCGGACGGAGCGGTGGAACAGGGCGATGAGTGA
- a CDS encoding PH domain-containing protein codes for MSDSWLFLRDDETVVWEGTPRLSAAIGGVAVGTVIAGLSLAAAATTDPRLGAASLVGLAVIAWSVLRVRRTNYVVTTRAVWLKRGVLGRTVRRVGLPQVQNTAYSQSVTGSLFGYGTVTVEVAGGPDLAFRRIDDPETVRRTITSRIGGDSADVPGTVDQWREVLAIVRDLKAAVE; via the coding sequence ATGAGTGACTCGTGGCTGTTCCTTCGCGACGACGAGACGGTCGTGTGGGAGGGGACGCCGCGGCTGTCGGCCGCGATCGGCGGCGTCGCCGTCGGGACCGTCATCGCCGGGCTGAGCCTCGCGGCGGCGGCGACTACTGACCCGCGCTTGGGGGCGGCGAGTCTCGTCGGACTCGCGGTCATCGCGTGGTCGGTGCTCCGGGTCCGCCGCACCAACTACGTCGTCACGACCCGCGCCGTGTGGCTCAAGCGGGGCGTCCTCGGGCGGACGGTCCGCCGCGTCGGCCTGCCGCAGGTCCAGAACACGGCCTACAGCCAGTCGGTGACCGGGTCGCTGTTCGGGTACGGGACCGTCACCGTGGAAGTCGCCGGCGGGCCGGATCTGGCATTCCGCCGGATCGACGACCCCGAGACCGTTCGGCGAACCATCACCAGTCGGATCGGCGGCGACAGCGCGGACGTTCCCGGGACCGTCGATCAGTGGCGGGAAGTGCTCGCGATCGTCCGCGATCTCAAGGCCGCGGTCGAGTAG
- a CDS encoding methyl-accepting chemotaxis protein: MSTETHNDQLQATETASDGAFWRHTFEQFIADLPEAAFVVDAAGDITQWNAATAELLGLPASEAVGTNAYDVFGTEGEDETLAEEVVRTGTPIREDEFRSAERPDGTRAHARAIGTPIQTPTGEVVGAVELLFDVTTVVEQRETLSDLQAELSDNVETSMAQLSESTSEVADRSNEITQLVSEQAAELEDTQGDVSGFSATVEEIASSAEEVSSQSAESRELAEDSVETAEEVIDQVDDTAATSATVADDVAELRDEIEQVEELVGVINDIAEQTNMLALNANIEAARSDSDGFAVVADEVKNLANRSQDQADEIEAIVARIKAKATQTTDEVEAANDEIQSARDDIQGVLENQKQILRAVEQTESGISEIAAATDEQASVAEEISSAVDDVSDRAHVVSDEIEEIADENESQTEMVTRLTREVEEIDRRLASVMNRSV; this comes from the coding sequence ATGTCCACAGAGACGCACAACGACCAGCTCCAAGCCACGGAGACGGCGTCGGACGGAGCGTTCTGGCGACACACCTTCGAACAGTTCATCGCGGACCTTCCCGAGGCGGCGTTCGTCGTCGACGCTGCCGGCGACATCACCCAGTGGAACGCGGCGACGGCCGAGCTCCTCGGCCTGCCGGCGAGCGAGGCCGTCGGCACCAACGCGTACGACGTGTTCGGAACAGAGGGCGAAGACGAGACGCTCGCCGAGGAGGTCGTCCGCACGGGAACTCCCATCCGCGAAGACGAGTTCCGCTCCGCGGAGCGGCCCGACGGGACGCGAGCCCACGCCCGCGCCATCGGGACGCCCATCCAGACGCCGACCGGGGAGGTCGTCGGGGCGGTCGAGTTGCTGTTCGACGTGACCACCGTCGTCGAACAGCGCGAGACGCTGTCGGACCTCCAAGCGGAGCTCTCGGACAACGTGGAGACGTCGATGGCCCAACTGAGTGAGTCGACCTCCGAGGTCGCGGACCGATCGAACGAGATCACGCAGCTGGTCTCCGAACAAGCGGCCGAACTCGAAGATACCCAGGGCGACGTCTCCGGGTTCAGCGCCACCGTCGAGGAGATCGCCTCCAGCGCCGAGGAGGTCAGCAGCCAGAGCGCCGAATCGAGAGAGCTGGCTGAAGACTCCGTCGAGACTGCCGAGGAAGTCATCGATCAGGTCGACGACACGGCCGCGACGTCGGCGACGGTCGCCGACGACGTGGCGGAGCTGCGAGACGAGATCGAACAGGTCGAAGAGCTGGTCGGCGTTATCAACGACATCGCCGAGCAGACGAACATGCTCGCGTTGAACGCCAACATCGAGGCGGCGCGCAGCGACAGCGACGGGTTCGCCGTCGTCGCGGACGAGGTGAAGAACTTGGCGAACCGGTCGCAAGACCAGGCCGACGAGATCGAAGCGATCGTCGCGCGGATCAAAGCGAAGGCGACCCAGACGACCGACGAGGTGGAGGCGGCCAACGACGAGATCCAGTCCGCGAGAGACGACATCCAGGGCGTCCTCGAAAATCAGAAACAGATTCTGCGGGCCGTCGAACAGACCGAAAGCGGGATCAGCGAGATCGCCGCCGCGACCGACGAACAGGCGAGCGTGGCCGAGGAGATATCGAGCGCCGTCGACGACGTCTCCGACCGGGCGCACGTCGTCAGCGACGAGATCGAAGAGATCGCGGACGAAAACGAGAGTCAGACCGAGATGGTGACCCGTCTCACCCGGGAGGTCGAAGAGATCGACCGGCGGCTCGCGAGCGTAATGAACCGGTCAGTCTGA
- a CDS encoding DMT family transporter, whose amino-acid sequence MRRYGTAGRYLLLCAVWGTAFMATDVGLADLPAVPFAAVRFDVAAALLFVAVVASGADLRPRTRDDYVYVLVGGALIIGAHHAFLFAGQRYVTGGVAAVLLGLVPVVTPALTRLVSTDEEFTAATALGVALGFVGVVIIADPDPANVADSVLGVSLVLASALAFAVAAVVTHSRSPSMPFLATQAWMMAIGAVVLHAAVFALPGQSFAAAAWTPSALAAVAYLSAVAGVGGFLLYFTLLDDLGPIEMSFIEYVIPVFAALAGWLALGQAVTPATVGGFAFILAGFVAAKWRALRGLF is encoded by the coding sequence ATGCGTCGCTACGGGACGGCCGGCCGGTACCTGCTCCTGTGTGCCGTCTGGGGAACGGCGTTCATGGCGACGGACGTCGGCCTGGCCGACCTCCCGGCGGTGCCGTTCGCGGCCGTGCGCTTCGACGTGGCCGCCGCGCTGCTGTTCGTCGCCGTGGTCGCCTCCGGTGCGGACCTCCGCCCCCGGACCCGCGACGACTACGTCTACGTGCTCGTCGGCGGCGCGCTCATCATCGGGGCCCACCACGCGTTCCTCTTCGCCGGCCAGCGGTACGTCACGGGCGGCGTCGCAGCCGTGCTGTTGGGGCTCGTCCCCGTGGTGACGCCCGCGCTCACGCGGCTCGTCTCCACCGACGAGGAGTTCACCGCCGCCACCGCGCTCGGCGTCGCGCTCGGGTTCGTCGGCGTCGTGATCATCGCGGACCCCGACCCCGCGAACGTCGCGGACAGCGTCCTCGGCGTGTCGCTCGTGCTCGCGTCCGCGCTCGCGTTCGCCGTCGCCGCGGTCGTCACGCACAGCCGGTCGCCGTCGATGCCGTTCCTCGCCACGCAGGCGTGGATGATGGCCATCGGTGCCGTCGTCCTCCACGCCGCCGTGTTCGCGCTCCCCGGCCAGTCGTTCGCGGCCGCGGCGTGGACGCCGTCCGCGCTCGCCGCCGTCGCGTACCTCTCCGCGGTCGCCGGCGTCGGCGGCTTCCTGCTGTACTTCACGCTGCTGGACGACCTCGGCCCCATCGAGATGAGCTTCATCGAGTACGTGATCCCCGTTTTCGCCGCGCTCGCGGGCTGGCTCGCGCTCGGGCAGGCGGTGACGCCCGCGACCGTCGGCGGGTTCGCGTTCATCCTCGCGGGGTTCGTCGCCGCGAAGTGGCGGGCGCTGCGCGGGCTGTTCTGA
- a CDS encoding threonine synthase gives MDRLVCYDCGRTYSFGTAARCGCGEPLWFDIDDETVSWPDTGSESAGSVSYGHDGLWRYASVLPAAVPTGLAAAAGGTPLLRTPSIETPDGPRIHLKLEGANPTGSFKDRGTAVGISRVDGPVGTVSHGNMALSVAAHAAATDREAVILVAEDTPDSRLAMIAQHDPHLFRVRGDYGRLYDDTLEHDLGVAFLNSDSPLRVAGQKTVAYEICEAFRPAVPDAIVLPVSSGGQASGVWKALRELGSAGLIDEVPRIYLAQAARCDPIAQAYRLGASRVRPVTDEPTAAVSINNADPPSGNRALAAVDDTDGAVVSVAEESLLAETKRLAADAGVSVEPSCAVATAAVRELAETTEIGADEDVAVILTGSGYKYESPETDSTAVREIDRSDVPAAIRDLAS, from the coding sequence ATGGATCGGCTGGTCTGTTACGACTGCGGGAGGACCTACTCGTTCGGGACCGCCGCCCGCTGTGGCTGTGGCGAACCGCTGTGGTTCGACATCGACGACGAGACTGTCTCGTGGCCCGACACGGGTTCGGAATCCGCGGGATCCGTCTCGTACGGCCACGACGGCCTCTGGCGGTACGCGTCGGTGCTTCCCGCGGCGGTACCGACGGGGCTGGCGGCGGCCGCCGGCGGAACGCCGCTCTTGCGAACCCCGTCTATCGAGACCCCCGACGGCCCGCGGATTCACCTCAAACTGGAGGGGGCGAACCCGACGGGGAGCTTCAAAGATCGGGGCACCGCCGTCGGTATCAGTCGCGTCGACGGCCCCGTGGGGACCGTTTCGCACGGAAACATGGCGCTGAGCGTCGCCGCTCACGCCGCCGCGACCGACCGCGAGGCGGTCATCCTCGTCGCCGAGGACACCCCGGACTCGCGCCTCGCGATGATCGCCCAACACGACCCGCACCTGTTCCGGGTTCGCGGCGACTACGGGCGACTCTACGACGACACGCTCGAACACGACCTCGGCGTCGCGTTCCTCAACTCCGACAGTCCGCTTCGGGTCGCCGGCCAGAAGACCGTCGCGTACGAGATCTGCGAGGCGTTCCGCCCGGCGGTACCCGACGCGATCGTCTTGCCGGTCAGCAGCGGCGGGCAAGCGAGCGGCGTCTGGAAAGCGCTCCGGGAGCTGGGATCGGCGGGACTCATCGACGAGGTGCCGCGGATCTATCTCGCACAGGCGGCGCGCTGTGACCCGATCGCGCAGGCCTACCGGCTCGGAGCCTCGCGGGTCAGGCCCGTGACCGACGAACCGACGGCGGCCGTCTCCATCAACAACGCCGACCCGCCCAGCGGGAACCGGGCGTTGGCGGCCGTCGACGACACCGACGGGGCGGTGGTGTCCGTCGCCGAGGAGAGCTTGCTGGCCGAGACGAAGCGGCTCGCCGCCGACGCCGGCGTCTCCGTGGAGCCGTCGTGTGCCGTGGCCACGGCCGCGGTTCGGGAGCTCGCCGAAACCACCGAGATCGGCGCTGACGAGGACGTGGCCGTGATCTTGACCGGGTCCGGGTACAAGTACGAGTCACCCGAGACCGACTCCACGGCGGTCCGTGAGATCGACCGCAGTGACGTGCCGGCCGCGATCCGCGACCTCGCGTCGTGA
- the trpB gene encoding tryptophan synthase subunit beta: MATPGEFGEFGGRHVPEPLEEPLDELAAAYEAAISDPDFMAEFRDLLEHFAGRPTPIFHAETLSDRYDADIYLKHEDLLHGGAHKLNNTLGQGLLAKRAGKDRLIAETGAGQHGTATAMVGALLDLDTTVYMGRHDMQRQEMNVFRMRLMGADVEPVDRGNEGLAEAVDAALEDFAENVDSTHYLVGSVVGPDPFPRMVREFQSVIGKEAREQIRELHGDLPDACVACVGGGSNSIGLWHAFKDDDVAFYGAEPGGKDEANHSAPLSRTAQDEPQIFQGMKTKTIGEDTRNHSVSAGLDYPAIGPEHAALQEMGRAEYHAVSDEEALAAFRELSEAEGIIPALEPAHALALAAKLAEADRHDTILVNLCGRGDKDMQTAAEHFDLGS; this comes from the coding sequence ATGGCGACGCCAGGTGAATTCGGTGAGTTCGGTGGTCGACACGTTCCGGAGCCGCTCGAAGAACCGCTCGACGAATTAGCCGCGGCATATGAAGCTGCGATTTCGGATCCGGACTTCATGGCTGAGTTCCGCGACCTGCTCGAGCATTTCGCGGGCCGACCTACACCGATATTCCACGCGGAGACGCTGAGCGACCGGTACGACGCCGACATCTACCTCAAACACGAGGACTTGCTTCACGGTGGTGCCCACAAGCTCAACAACACGCTCGGCCAGGGACTGTTAGCCAAGCGGGCAGGGAAAGATCGCCTCATCGCCGAAACCGGTGCCGGTCAACACGGGACGGCGACGGCGATGGTAGGGGCGCTGCTGGATCTGGACACGACTGTCTACATGGGCCGTCACGACATGCAGCGGCAGGAAATGAACGTGTTCCGAATGCGGTTGATGGGTGCCGACGTCGAACCGGTCGACCGCGGTAACGAGGGCCTTGCCGAAGCGGTCGACGCCGCACTCGAAGACTTCGCTGAGAACGTCGACTCCACACACTACCTCGTCGGCAGTGTCGTCGGACCCGATCCGTTCCCCCGGATGGTGCGTGAGTTCCAATCGGTCATCGGGAAAGAGGCACGCGAACAAATCCGAGAGCTCCACGGTGACCTCCCCGATGCCTGCGTCGCCTGTGTCGGCGGCGGCTCAAATTCGATCGGGCTGTGGCACGCGTTCAAAGACGACGATGTCGCCTTTTACGGCGCTGAACCGGGCGGCAAAGACGAGGCGAACCACTCCGCTCCGCTCTCTCGGACGGCCCAAGATGAGCCGCAGATCTTCCAGGGCATGAAGACGAAGACGATCGGTGAGGACACTCGCAACCACTCGGTCTCGGCGGGGCTTGACTACCCGGCGATTGGCCCGGAACACGCCGCGCTCCAAGAGATGGGACGCGCTGAGTATCACGCCGTCTCCGACGAGGAAGCGTTGGCTGCATTCCGCGAGCTGAGTGAAGCCGAAGGCATCATCCCGGCACTGGAACCGGCTCACGCGCTCGCGCTTGCCGCGAAGCTCGCCGAGGCCGACCGCCACGACACCATCTTAGTCAACCTGTGTGGTCGCGGGGACAAAGACATGCAGACGGCTGCTGAACACTTCGACCTCGGTAGCTAA
- a CDS encoding GNAT family N-acetyltransferase, with protein MRETGVDPSDIPGTDDLRSIRTVYLDSGGAFIVGVLDSVSDADSRELLETNTLETSEVDALATHDGTVVAMGGFMPNSAGHADERDRPGAAELHRMRVAPPFQRQGLGRELITELERRATAAGFESLLATTSTRQSAALSFYPDRGYEEVERSAAGEYELVHYEKSL; from the coding sequence ATGCGTGAAACGGGCGTCGATCCGAGCGACATCCCAGGAACCGATGATCTCCGGTCGATCCGGACAGTATATCTCGACTCTGGAGGAGCGTTCATCGTCGGCGTTCTGGATTCAGTATCGGATGCCGACTCAAGAGAGCTGTTGGAGACGAACACATTAGAGACGAGCGAAGTAGACGCCTTAGCGACGCATGACGGCACTGTCGTCGCGATGGGTGGATTTATGCCCAACAGCGCCGGTCACGCCGACGAACGCGACCGACCAGGGGCGGCTGAACTTCACCGAATGCGTGTGGCACCACCGTTCCAGCGACAGGGACTTGGCCGGGAGCTGATCACGGAACTAGAACGCCGAGCGACGGCTGCTGGATTTGAGTCCTTGTTGGCGACGACGTCAACGCGGCAGTCAGCGGCACTCTCCTTTTATCCCGACCGAGGATACGAAGAGGTGGAGCGATCCGCCGCTGGAGAGTACGAACTGGTCCACTACGAGAAGTCGTTGTGA
- a CDS encoding peptide-methionine (S)-S-oxide reductase MsrA: MTLTETQIREYDGRAMDSAETATATFGIGCFWGPDARFGAIDGVVRTRVGYAGGTKIDPTYHSLGDHTEVFQLEFDPDAIPYRDLLSQVFHSHDPQHQTRKTQYQNIVFAATEDQQAVLDEFLSTRGPTAEGVGTRVEQPSRFYPAEDYHQKYKLRSVSSFMDAFDAVGYGDEELRESPIAAKLNGYAAGHDVAVAEELPSPDRRPA, from the coding sequence ATGACACTCACAGAAACACAGATACGCGAGTATGACGGTCGTGCGATGGATAGTGCGGAGACTGCCACGGCAACGTTCGGGATCGGTTGTTTCTGGGGGCCAGATGCCCGGTTCGGAGCGATAGACGGCGTCGTCCGCACCCGCGTCGGCTACGCTGGCGGGACGAAAATTGATCCAACGTATCACTCCCTAGGCGATCATACGGAGGTGTTCCAACTCGAATTCGACCCCGACGCGATACCGTATCGAGACCTCCTGAGCCAGGTGTTCCACTCGCACGACCCGCAGCACCAGACCCGAAAGACGCAGTATCAGAACATCGTGTTCGCTGCGACAGAAGACCAACAAGCAGTCCTCGATGAATTCCTTTCGACACGGGGGCCCACTGCCGAGGGAGTCGGAACACGCGTCGAACAGCCCTCACGGTTCTACCCCGCCGAGGACTACCACCAGAAGTACAAGCTCCGGTCCGTCTCTTCGTTCATGGATGCGTTCGACGCGGTCGGATACGGCGACGAGGAGCTGCGCGAGTCACCGATCGCTGCCAAGCTGAACGGATACGCCGCCGGACACGATGTCGCCGTTGCCGAGGAACTGCCGAGCCCTGATCGCAGGCCGGCATAG
- a CDS encoding FAD-dependent monooxygenase — MSQDKSHQSDTGLDVLISGGSMGGLFTGIALARSGHRPTVYEQSAGALESRGGGIVAQQNIRRFLSEHDIVDPADITTRSRERRFLTENGDIERAVSETMVFTSWDALYRQLRDAFPDEQYRTDTEVVAVEPEAATVTTDDGTDRTGDVVVAAEGGQSTTRAQLHSDVKPEFASYVAWRGVVDEADLPTVCAEAFDGTFTFYQGADQLILAYFIPGPDGETERGSRRLNWVWYDTLNGRDRDAIFTDTSGTEQRFSVPPGELRDPVRHRQRERAGTLPPVFETLVSETPDLFVQAIYDLTVPTMIAGRVCLLGDGAFVARPHTAAGTAKAAGDSTALADALSSHGSVEDALAEWDQTRTEYGTTLVARGKQMGDVRLNLN; from the coding sequence GTGTCACAGGACAAGTCCCACCAGTCCGATACCGGTCTCGATGTGCTCATTTCCGGCGGATCGATGGGTGGGCTCTTCACGGGGATTGCGCTCGCGCGGTCGGGTCACCGGCCGACGGTCTACGAGCAGTCGGCAGGTGCCCTCGAAAGCCGCGGCGGCGGTATCGTCGCCCAACAGAACATCCGCCGATTTCTCAGCGAGCATGATATCGTTGACCCGGCGGACATAACGACGCGGTCTCGCGAACGTCGGTTTCTCACCGAAAACGGGGACATCGAACGCGCCGTGTCCGAGACGATGGTTTTCACGTCGTGGGACGCACTCTATCGACAGCTCCGCGACGCGTTCCCCGACGAGCAATACCGGACGGACACGGAGGTTGTGGCTGTGGAGCCCGAGGCGGCTACCGTTACGACCGATGACGGGACGGACCGGACGGGTGACGTGGTCGTCGCCGCCGAGGGCGGCCAGTCGACGACGCGTGCGCAACTCCATTCCGACGTGAAACCGGAGTTCGCGTCCTACGTCGCGTGGCGTGGCGTCGTCGACGAAGCGGATCTCCCAACTGTGTGCGCCGAGGCGTTCGACGGGACGTTCACGTTTTATCAGGGAGCCGATCAACTCATTCTCGCGTACTTCATTCCAGGCCCGGACGGCGAGACTGAGCGGGGCTCGCGTCGGCTCAACTGGGTGTGGTATGATACGCTCAACGGTCGGGACCGAGATGCGATATTCACGGACACGAGCGGTACTGAACAACGATTCTCCGTTCCACCGGGGGAGTTACGCGATCCGGTTCGTCACCGACAGCGCGAGCGCGCGGGGACGCTCCCCCCCGTGTTCGAGACGCTCGTCAGCGAGACACCCGACCTCTTCGTGCAGGCGATCTACGACCTGACGGTGCCGACGATGATCGCGGGTCGGGTGTGTCTGCTCGGTGACGGCGCGTTTGTCGCCCGCCCGCACACGGCAGCCGGGACCGCGAAGGCGGCAGGGGATTCGACCGCGCTCGCCGACGCGCTTTCGAGCCACGGATCGGTCGAGGACGCGCTCGCAGAATGGGATCAAACACGCACCGAGTACGGCACCACGCTCGTTGCTCGTGGGAAGCAGATGGGTGACGTACGGCTGAACCTGAACTGA
- a CDS encoding SDR family oxidoreductase, translating to MNVLVTGAHGQVGQHMTRFLAESDHSVRGMVRVETQAPDVRELGAEPVVADLTGDVSHAVEGVDAIIFAAGSGGEDVWGVDRDGAVSLVDEAASAEVDRFVMLSSINADRPEDSPEALREYLRAKGEADEYLQQSDLTYTIVRPGPLTDEGGTGRIRTGVDLGRDAIEIPREDVARTLIATLEAESTYGKTFELAAGQQSIEEALETPLQT from the coding sequence ATGAACGTTCTCGTTACTGGTGCGCATGGACAAGTCGGCCAACACATGACTCGCTTCCTCGCCGAAAGCGATCACAGCGTTCGGGGGATGGTGCGCGTGGAGACGCAAGCACCGGATGTCAGGGAGTTGGGTGCTGAGCCGGTTGTCGCGGATCTCACCGGCGATGTTTCACACGCCGTTGAGGGGGTTGACGCGATCATTTTCGCGGCGGGATCGGGTGGTGAAGACGTGTGGGGTGTCGACCGCGACGGTGCGGTTTCCCTCGTCGACGAGGCGGCATCCGCGGAGGTAGACCGGTTCGTGATGCTCAGTTCGATCAATGCCGACCGGCCCGAGGACAGCCCCGAGGCGTTGCGAGAGTATCTCCGCGCAAAGGGTGAGGCCGACGAGTATCTCCAACAGAGCGACCTGACGTACACCATTGTTCGGCCCGGACCGCTGACGGACGAGGGTGGTACCGGACGGATCAGAACCGGTGTCGATCTCGGTAGAGACGCGATCGAGATCCCGCGAGAGGACGTCGCCCGCACGCTGATCGCGACCCTTGAGGCTGAAAGCACGTACGGTAAGACGTTCGAACTCGCGGCCGGTCAGCAGTCGATCGAAGAGGCGTTAGAGACGCCACTCCAGACGTAG
- a CDS encoding DUF7553 family protein encodes MSKHFEDARYYLGRAAEHAKAGVAEELEPVEARVKELVGREDEEPEPEPSRLDTLQADLKRLEERAEGEAREAVASARKRVTEYRGRDAAEE; translated from the coding sequence ATGAGCAAGCACTTCGAAGACGCGCGGTACTACCTCGGTCGAGCGGCGGAACACGCGAAGGCCGGCGTCGCCGAGGAGTTAGAACCGGTTGAAGCGCGCGTGAAAGAGCTCGTCGGTCGCGAAGACGAGGAGCCGGAACCGGAGCCGTCGCGGCTGGACACGCTTCAGGCGGACCTCAAACGGCTCGAAGAGCGCGCCGAAGGGGAGGCCCGCGAGGCGGTCGCGTCCGCCCGCAAGCGCGTAACCGAGTACCGCGGCCGCGACGCCGCCGAGGAATAG